In Kangiella koreensis DSM 16069, the DNA window CATCCCTCATTAAACCAGGCCAGACACTCACCATTTATAGTAAATAATAGCTTAATCAAGTAATAAAAAAGGGGCTAAAAGCCCCTTTTTTATTTATGTAACACTTTCTAAGTACTGTCCAAATAGGGCTAAGTACTACCAGAAAGTTATTTGTTAACTTCTAAACAATACCTTTTCTTTCTTGAAGAATACCGTAGTCCAGTAAAGCAGTCCTCCAGCCAATACTGCGGTAGAAACCAATAGGATGGTTATCAGACCATAATCTACTGTTCCTTTAATCAAGTCCTTCATAGCTAAAGCAACATTAGTCACTGGTATCATGGCTGTTTTAACATTTAGTTCCATTCCGGGAACAAAAGCTACAATGACCGGCATGAAACCAATCATAAAAATCGGCGACATATAAGCCTGGGCTTCTTTCATGTTTTTAGCATAGATCGAAGCGCTCAACATAATCGAAGCAAAGATACTGGTGAGCGGCACCAACAATACAGCGATCAATAAAAGATCAAGGCCTGAGATATTGGATAAAAAGTCCAAACCACCGCTTGATTGTTTTCCCGTTAAACTATCAGGATCAGCTGCAACTCCGGAGGGCTCGAAGGCAAAACTAAATATCCAGACCCAGAACAAATAACTGAGCAAGGTGACTATGACCGTAAAAAAGCTGGCGGTAAAGATTACCCCGAACTTCGCCATCACAATTTGACCTTTGGACATCGGAGTTAGCAAAAGTGTTTCCAGCGTTCCGCGCTCTTTCTCTCCTACCCCGAGCTCCAGAGCTGGATACATAGCACCTGATACGGCCAGAGCAATCAACAAATAAGCCAGCATCGGTCCAGCAAACTCACCCACTTTCTCACGCTCTGATGCAAAGTTGTTTTCTTCAATCAAGATCGGCTTATTGAAAGCTTTAACATTATCAGTAGTAAGATTGAAGTTTCGGCCCAACTCCATACGCTGCGTATTATTAAATGCATCTACCACATCATCCACACGACTTCCCAAGATATTATCAAGCCTCGTTGATTCCTTTGAATAAACCTTTAGGACCTCTTGTTTTTGAGAGTTTGATGGCAAATCGATACCCTCAGGAGCTTCAAAAATATAGTCGACCTTTTTATCTAAGATTGCTGACTTATAATCGTTGGATTCAAGCTCCACTTTGATGAAACCTTTTTCACGTGTAAATAAATCTGCAAAACCTGGTAGAACTTCGCTATTTACAAAAGAGACTTTGATTTCTTTGTTTTCTGCTTCTTCTGTTTTGGTCGCAGTAAACTTACCAATTGCAAAAAATAAAACTGGGAAAATTAACGTCGGTAATAAGATTGAAAATATGAGTGTTTTTTTATCACGTAGAATTTCTAGTAATTCTTTTTTATATACTAACCACATCTCAAGCAACCTCTTTTTTATTTACGCTGGCCAAGAAAGCATCATACAGTGAGCCTGATTCAGTACTCGCAGCAAACTCTTTTGTTGGGCCAAAGAACTTTGTTTCACCCAGGTCAATCAGACAAACTCTGTCACACAACTTTTCGACCTCATGCAAGTGGTGGGTCGAAAAAATCACTGCCATTTCACTGCCTTTGTAGCTATCAATAAAATCGAGTACTGTTTTTGCTGAAATCACATCGAGGCCTGTAGTAGGCTCATCGAATACCAATACTTTTGGCTCATGAATGACAGCTCGCGCAATCGAAGCCCGCTGCATCATACCGGTAGATAAATCATCAGCACGCTTGCCAGAAAAAGAATGCATATCAAGCATGGTGAATATCTTTTCAATTCGCTCGTCAATTTGCTGGCGTGATAGACCATGCATACGTCCAAAATAGGCAACATTTTCTCTAACACTTAAGCGATGATATAAACCCGTTTTGCCTGACAAGAAACCAATCTGCTTTTGAGCATAACGTGGTTCTTTTGTCACATCATGACCATTAATCAGAATATGACCCGCAGTCGGCTGAATGGCCGTTGATAACATGCGCAATGTAGTGGTCTTTCCAGCTCCGTTTGGCCCCAATAAACCTAAGACTTCCCCAGCATTACAGTTGAATGAGACATTTTTCACGGCATGAAAAACACCATCACCTTCTCGTGGATCGGTAACCGCCTTTCCTTTCTTTTTCTTTGCTTCTTTTTTATCGTAGGCAAAGGTCTTGGCGAGATCTTTAATCTCTATCATGTTGCTCCCCTTTTGACTTAACAGCGTCCTGTGACGGCTCGCTTTTCTTTAGAATAGATGTAATCTTGCTATATAAAGATTTTCGAATGTAGCTAAGTTTTGGCTTATTGTCATTAGTAAACTCAACCGGACGACATAATTTCATAGTTTGGATACCCATCCGGGCTATTAACAGCCCCACACCAATACCCTGTGCCACCTTGGTCGATACTGTTGCAGTGAGACTTTTACCCAATAGCTCTGCTCCTGCATCAGCAAGCATATCACTGGCACCGGCCAACATCATATTGGTCATAACCTGTTTGGTCAGGCCAATACGCCCCAGTGTGGTCTGTGGGCACCCATAAATACGTGATACTTCTTGTAGCATCTTGCTACTACGCCAGGCCACTAAGGCCATGTCAGCAGCAGCTAGCGGGCTTAATGCAACCATAACGGCAGACTCAGTAGCATGCTTACTAATGGCTTGCAAAGCCAGCTCATCCATTCCTTCTAATACAGTTTGTGAATAAATCTGGATTAACTCTCTGTCATTATGCACTTGTTGTTTCTGTCTGTTATATACCGACATAGGACCTGAGATATCGAGATGCTGACTGATTTCAGCATTCACCTCATCAATCATCTTCTGTCCCTCACCGTAAGTATTTTCGGCTATGAGCTGGTTAAAAACCTGCTGTTTATCTTTACGACGCTGCAATTTACGACGACTTAACCAGCCCTTTATCACTCCGACGACACCACTGACCAAAGCAAGGCCTGCCACCACCATTGCGGCCCCACCGACTACAACATTAAAAGTAAACAGGTTTTCTATGAAAAGATAACTTTCATAAATAGCAGCGCCAGCGACAAATGTGAATAGTGAAGGCCAGAACAGTTTTCTCAATCCCTTCTTTGGTCTCTTGACCAGTAGACTTGGCTTTGGGCTTACAGACATTGAACCTTGGCCACCGTTAGCTTCTCTGACTATTGATTTACTTGCTTGCTCTTCAAATAGTTTATCATCAATTTTTTCAACGTTGACATTGGTGTTTTTAACACTAATTTTGACTGGTTTATCCTTCATCGGAATTTATCTCCAATTAAAAACTGCAGAACTTTATCCATCCGGATATGGGGTAAGATACCATTCGTTAAATTTTCTGGTACGGCAAAGTTGATAAAGTCATATTGATGCTCCTGCCAGTCATTTCTTGTAATAAGTTCCTCGCTAAGCTTTCCAGGATAGTTAATCACTTCTTCTCCTGACTCTAACTCAATGCCTTTAACACACATCAATTTTTGACCTTTGTGCTCCGCCATAACCGCCTCTGTGGTTTTGACCGAGCTAATGACCATAGTTTCTAACTCAATGCCTTGATACTGAATATCATTTCTAGCTTCCTGCAGCATTGCTTGCAAAAAGCCCTCTAAAGGACGATGTTGCTCAGGAGGGACATGGTCCGCCTTAGTCGCTGCAATCAACAGCTTATCGATTGATGGATTAAACATTCTCTTGAGCCAATTGGACTGTCCATAATGGAAGCTTTTCAACAATTCAATCAAAGTGAACTGCATATTACTGTAGTTTTGGTAGCCACCATTTAGCACCTCAAGACAGTCGACTAGCAAGATTTGCCGATCTACTTTCTCAAAGTATTCTTTAAAAAACGGCTTGACGATTTTTTTCTTGTAATAGTTGTATCGTTTCTCTAAAGTTTTAACCAAGCTATCTTGAGCCAGCGAATCCCAGTCAGAGTGTAGAATATTTGAGTCCGTGACCGGAAAAAAATCGAGCACAGGTGCACCCTCAAGCTCTCCTGGCAGTATAAAGCGACCTGGCTGAAGCAAGTTATAGGTGTGATCATTAGTGAAACTAGTTTTGATAAAGGCTTTATATCCATTAGAGATTTCTGCAATATTCTCATCAGATAAAGCTTGCTGATAAACAAGTTGTGCTGACTCCTCCTGCCAAGCGGTGGTTGAGGTAGATATATTTTGTTTTATCAACTCAAGACATTGTGAAGACCATTCCTTGTATGAAAGTCTCAATAAGGGTAAATCAAGTAGCCACTCCCCAGGATAGTCGATGATATCAATGGTTAGATGACTTTTCTTCTGTACCTTTCTAATCCACTCATTCTTTATACGATAACGAACGTCAAGTTGCGCTTGTGAAATGCCGGTTGTTGAAGGAGGCCATTCTGGCTGGTCATTAACTAAATAACCTATGGACTGCTTGTATTTAAACTCAGGGATATGTAGCTCATCATATGAACTAACTTTAGTTGCTAAGAGTCGCCCCTCTTTGACTGGTTTAAAAAAAGGCAGCGGATCATTATCAGTCACATGTAACAACTGATTCATAAAAGAGGTAATAAAAGCAGTCTTACCCGCCTTGCTCAAACCCGTAACGGCGATTCTTACACGCTTATCGATACCGCGCTCAACAAGCTGCTCTGCGGTATTAAATAGACGCTTCAATGTACTTTTATCAGTGCTCATAGGCTTGATTGGTGATTTTTAACTTATTATAAGGAATAGGAGGAGCAAAGTTTATAACGAATCGTAAACAGATATGTCGAGGCTTCTAACAATGGCACAAGAGATAGTAGTTCAGATAACTAATTTTGAATGAAGTTAGCCACCTTGTCCTTAAAATCTTTGCTCAAATCCTGCTCTGACGAAATATTAAAGCGAGCATTTACTAACGTATTACTCACAAAAGATTGGTACTGTTCAAAGCTCAAAGGGTCCAACTTTTCCAAAAGTAATGACTGCGGATTGTCGATATCAAACAAAAGAGAAATTCGTCTATAAGACTGATGTCCAGCTTCAATTAAGCGTAAGTTTGTCTGGAGACTAGATTTATAACCTACGAAGTCATTTCTGGATAGCTCATTAACCTGCTCTTGTATTAGCTCTATAGCACTGGCAAAATCTTCCTCTAACTTATTTTGCTCCTTAGAACCAAAACTCATATAAATGGTAGAACCATCAAACTGGCTATAGCTAAAGTTAGACACAGATGTCCGAACCAATGTATTAGATTTAGATAAACTGGCTTTAGGAATCTTGGCAGCGAGTTGGTTGACTAGAATAAAGTAAAAAAGCTCAGACTCTGACCAGCCTTCTCCACCAGGTAAAGTTACCAGCTTGATCTCAAGTAGGTTAACATCCGGATCTCCTGTGTACGGTCCGACCAAATGGTTACTACTATGCGGATAATCCAAGTTTGCCTTTACAACCGGTAACTGGGCAATCAGTCTAAAGCTTTCATCATAAGCTTCAAGCAAATAGCCTCCAGTCAAAGAAATAGACACGTTCTCTTGAGCAATACCCTTAGCCGTAGACAAAGGTATAAACAATACTTTATTTAACTCATCAATAACGGTTGTTTCATTGCTACTAGAATACTTTACTGCAAAAACATGCGTATCTGCAGAATTGCTATAGTTGATATAAGGAATTACGGCAAGGCTTTCACAATTTAGTTGCAGGCAAGTCGTGGCACTATTAATCATCAACTCTAACTGGATCACGGTAGTGCGGGAGAGTGTCATTTTTGACTTGGACTTAAGCTCTAGAGGCATTTGATAAGTAGTATCAATTGAATTGATGTTGGCTACTACTTTGTCATTGTTTGACTTTCTCAATAAATATCTATATTGATATGCCAAAATATTGTCTATACCGATACTAGGTATATTGACATAGAAGCTTTGCGACTGCTCTATTCTGGTTTCTGCTTTGAAAGAACTTATATACAATAAGAAACTTTCTGGTGACTCTACCGCTAGCTGTATTTTTGCGTACAAATCATCACGCAAGTTTGCTACATCTTTATCTGTAAGAGATGCCTTAGGATGATAGTCACTACAAGACATTGAATCAGGATAATAATTGAAGACAAGATGATTTGTACTGGAGAACCCACAGTTCAATAAGGCTGTAGTTAAGCCCAGTCGCCAGTCGGATGTCTCCTGAATGGTGGCAAAAGGTTCAAATTTCGGCAGGTTTTGCTGATATGAGTAGAAACCAAGCTCTTCTTTGCCTGCACCAAACCTTATATCAGATGCTTTAAAAGAACGATTAATACTACCCAACAAGCGTTGTTGATTAATTTCACCAAACACGATCAACTCTAAATCAATAAAAGTTGTACCTGAAAACTGGGCTATAAAACTATTTAAGACTGACTCTGTTCCACCTATTGGGAATTTAGCCAATGCGACAAAAGAAGAATCAATAGTGACCACATCAACTAAGTATCCTTGTTTTGTGAGGCTATATTTAAATTCGTCATATCCACTCCTTAAGATATCAGGACTACGAGCCTTAACTAAAAGATAATTATGCGCCGTATCTGCATGAATTAGTTGGACATTAAGGCCTTCAGTAATCGTTTCAAAGAGCGAGGATTTTATAGATGTATAGTAGTCAACAGCATAAGCTGCACCACTACTGATGATTAGTATAAGGGATAATAGTAGTTTAGACATAAAAAAGGCCTCTTTAGAGGCCTTTATAAAGGATTAGTCGTTTAAAGCCAACTCTTTTTTCATGCTTTCTATCTGATTGATATAATTGATATACGCAGTAGCATTTTTTGATACATTTCGGTAATTCGTTGCCTGCTGAAGAGCATTCACCGCCTGTTCTGGTTGACCTAGGCGTTGGTAAGCTACGCCCATCTGTAAATAAGCATATCCAGCATCACCATCTCGCAAACTGCCTTTTCTGATAGCTGTACGGAAGGCATCAATAGCCTTCGTGTACTCTTCATCAGAAAAATAAATAGTTGCAATGTCATAATCATAACGACCATTGCTAGTATAGTTGGAAGCTTTTCTGTAAGCAGCTATAGCTTTGTTGCTTACTTTAGCGTATTTATAGCTATTAGCAATATTACGCCAAATATCTTCATCCGCCTCGACAATACCTTTATTAACGCCTTCTTCTAATCGTTCTGCTGCAAGAAGAGGGATTTGGTTGTTTGAATATAAGGCAGACAATTGCTTATAGTTTGTCTCCGTATCCCACATACCATTCATGTAAGCCAATTCTGCAAGTGCTAACATGTCAGAAGTTTTGCCGCGCTGGCTTAATACTGCAAATAAATTATTATAAACAGACTTCTCGTCAGGGAAAAACTCCACCATATCACGTCCAACAACCTCAGCGCCTGGTAGATCCTTCAATTCAATGTGAGCAGCGAATAACATACTATACAATGGCTTGGTTGCTTTGCTGCCTTCTTGGAGAGCTAAATATGCTGGACAGATGCTCGCCCGATAATCTTGATTCTGATAGAACAAGCTTGCGTATTGTGCATAAGAAGAAGCTGGTGGGTTAATAACCTCATCAAAGTATTCCTTCATCCAGCGTAGTGCTTCAGTATAATTTTCTTGTGCAGCATCGATATTAGCTAGCGCGAGCCTTAGATTTACTTCGTTTTGTTTACCCAAAACACCAGTGCCCATCGCTCGGATAAACTCTCTTTTTGCAGCACCGTACTGCGACTGTTCACGATAGTTTAGTCCTAGCAGGTAGATTGCACGACCTTTAGCCGCTTTATCGCCTGAATTAGCGATCAAATCCTGCAGGATAGTAATTGATTCTGCATATTTTGCATCAGCATATGCTTCGTTTGCAGCAGTAATTTTTTTGTAAGCTGATTCGGAAGTGATTGTCGGAACCTTCTCTTCATCATACTCACCTTGTTTTGGGGCAAGTAGCTTACAGGAGCTTGTGTATTTAGTCTGTGGCAATGCATTAGCCACAGTACCAAATGTTAAAGCAATGACTCCGACAACATATGAAATTTTAGTCATAATTATTACTTTACTCAGAGTTAGTTATCCAGCTGGAAGTCAAGTTTGTACTTCATGTCACGCTGATGAATAGGCTGTCCATTTACGATACGTGGTTTAAATTTCCACTTACGAATAGCGCGTAAGGCTTCCCTACGAAACATGCCTCTAGGATTTTCATCTATTACATTAATATTTGAAGGCGAACCATCAGGTGCGATATCAAACTGAAATGTAACATAGCCTTCTATGCCTTCTAAGGCGGCTTTTTGTGGATACTCTGGAGGAACTGTTACTAAAGGAATTGCCTCACCATCACCCATCCCAGAAAAATCAGTCGTTCCCAAGCCACCAATGAAAATACCTCCACCATCCATGGTTGCATCAATATTATCGATTCGAATATCGACTAAGGCAGTAACCACTTGTTTCTGGTCAGGTACGTCTTGTTGTTGTGGAGGCGGCGGTTCTTTTGGTGGTGGTGGCTTTTTAGGAGGTGTACGTTCCTTACGTTGAACGTCTTTTTCCTCTTCAATAAAACCGATATCCACATTAACATTTTCTCGATCTCTATCTTGATCGCCTGCAGTATCGATCAAAGCATTCATCAACAAGAAAATACCAAGTACTATGCCAAAAGCTAAAAGTGCACTTAAAAATGTTCTTGCCATATTATTCAACCCTTTCCGTTGCTACAGATACATTTGCTCCGGAGTTTTTTGCAATATCTAAGACTTCCAAAACTAATCCAGCTCGGGCCTTTTTATCTGCCTGGATAACCACTTCACCTTCTAGGTTTTCCGTTCTTAGAGACTGTATTTTTGCCTTAATTTCAGATGGTTGAAGCATATCTTTGTCGATAAAGATTTGATTTTTATCGTCAATAGCCACGAAAATATAGGCATTCTTTCGCTCTTCAGCAGAAAGCGCTGACGGCTTATCTACGTCTACACCTGCCTGCTTTACGAACACAGTTGTTACAATAAAGAAGATTAGCATGATAAACACGATGTCTAACATCGGGGTCATATCAATTTCTACATCTTCTTGTTTCTTTCGAGTCTGAATAGCCATTAAGGTTCACCAAATTTCTAGTGATGCGGAAGATTATCGGCTAATTGATGTGATTTCATATAGGCTGTTTGCTCAAGTCGGCTACTAAAAAATATTCCTGATAAAGCTGAGACCATACCAGCCATTGTAGGAATTGTAGCCTTAAAAATACCTCCAGCCATTTGACGAGCACTACCAGACCCTTGGCCTGACATACTCTCAAAAACATCAATCATACCGGTTACGGTACCTAACAAACCAAGCAGTGGACAAATAGCAATCAAAGTCTTAATCAGCAACATACGTTGGTTAAGTGCTTCTCGGGCAATGGATACCCAGGTTTCTCTGATCCTATGAGCTTGCCATGACTTAGTATCCTCACGAGCATTCCATTGAGCTATCATCATTCTAGCTTCTTTTGGAAATTGCCCATAAATGTACCAGTACCTTTCGATAATCAAGGTCCACATTAAGAAGAGAACGAGTCCTATCCACCATAGGACCCATCCACCTTTATTAATAAAACCAAGTATCGTATAGATTAATTCCATAAGAATTACCTAGCTGTTGCTTTCTTCGTGTTGAGCCATCAAGCCAGTGCTTTGCTCTTCAAGAACGTGAATGATGCTCTTACTCTTACCAGCAACTACCGCATGTAAGAAAGTTAAAGGAATTGCTGCCAATAAACCCCAAACTGTTGTTACCAATGCCTGAGAAATACCATCTGCCATTGTTTTCGGGTCCCCAGTACCATATAAGGTAATTGACTGGAATACTTCAATCATACCTACAACTGTACCTAATAGACCAAGTAACGGGCCAAGAGCTGCAATAACCTTGATAAGGTTTACACCACGCTCAATTCTTGGTGTTTCTTTTAGAACTGCTTCATCAAGCTTCAACTCTAAGTTCTCAACATCTTCATTACGATTTGCTTGGTACACCTTCATGATACGACCAAGTGGGTTGTTACCAGGCGTAGATGACTTTTTCTGAGACTGAACCTTTGGACCAGTAACAAAATAAAGAGTAAAGATACGCTCCAGAGCAATCAACAAGCCAATCACAAGTAAAACCATAACAGTTTTGCCAGCGAAACCACTGAATTCCCATAAACGATCAGGTAAGCTCATTTTTTGCTTTTCAAGCTGCAAAATCGCGCCTTTACTTGGATCAAGGAACAAGCCTGCATAACCTGAGTTAGTAGAAGCAAAATCTTCAACCTGGCTTAATACGCGAGAATCTGGTTGAACTTGAAGAGTTTTAATAACCCCTTTATCAAAGAACAGGTATTCACCGCCTGAGATCAAGTTGAATGTACCGACACGTGTGACAGTTTGCTGCTCAGAACGACCACCTTCATTAACAACATCAGCAGTAAAGGTAGTTGTTTCACCCTGCTCGGACATTTCTTGTAGCATTAGTACCCAAAATGCACGAAGCTGCTCCATTTTTGGTAGAGAATCTGCTTCTGTTAGTGTGTTTAGTAAGCCTTCACGGCCTGGATATTGCGCACTTACAAGCGATGTACCAATATCGCCAGTCAAACTGTTCGCCGCTTGACGTACAACACCGAACAACTCACCTAAGTTACCTTGTTTGATTCGCAAATCTTCTGCGATCTCAGTTAGTTGCTTCTCATTTTCATCGAACTGCTCTTTCAAGCGCTCACTCTTAGCTTCTTCTTCAGCTAAACGTCTTCTCGCATCAGCTAATAACTGATCTTGACGGCTACGCTGCGAACGAAACTGTTGAACTCGCTGCTCATTTAACTGTTCTTGAATGCGTTCCTTATCACGAACTTTTTTCAACAGATCTGAATGCGATAAACTTTCTGCAGCATTAGTTGCAACAGATGCTAGCGCGAAGACGCCAGCTAATGTGATAGCTAGAATATTTCTCATTGTGCTGCCTCCGCTACAGGAACTGGGACTTTAAATAGAACTGGCTGTGAGATTCCACGAGAAAACTTAACAGCGTTATTTACTGAATCCAAGAATTCATCAGGAAGAACTTCCCATTTGCGCTCTAATTTATTCCAGTATGCACCACTTTTACCGTCTAGCGTCAGGTATACATAAGTCAATCGACCAACACGCAGGAATTCAACTTCTAGTATTTCACCATTAGCATCAATCTTGCCTGTATCTACCGACACAGCATTACCATATTGCATTTCAATCTGGTAAGCCTCTAAGATTTTACGGTACTTTTCAGAGACCGATACATTCGCATCGTCCATCAAAGCATAAAGGTTTTCAACACGACTTTGACGAGCATCGATATTGAAAGGGATATCAAGTTGAACAAACTCATCTAAAGTTGTGATCATCTCTTCCATCAATGGTAAAACACCTTTTTCAGTTTCATCGATGCTTTCCATTTCTTGCACGCTATCAACGATTTGCTTTTCCTGACTAGCGATCTGCTTCTCAAGTTGAGCATTGTAGATGCGTAAACTATCTACTCTTTGTAGAGTATTGCGATATTCAAGAGATAAATCAGTTGCCTCTTCTGCCAACTTGTTTACCGTTGACTGAGTGCTGGCAGCTGCGCGATCGATACGCTTCTCAATATTCATTGATGATTCAAATTGGCCAGCTGCATATGCACTGCCCATGACAGCAGTTGCCATAATGGCCACGGCTGTTTTCTTCAAAAATAGTTGTTT includes these proteins:
- a CDS encoding ABC transporter permease → MWLVYKKELLEILRDKKTLIFSILLPTLIFPVLFFAIGKFTATKTEEAENKEIKVSFVNSEVLPGFADLFTREKGFIKVELESNDYKSAILDKKVDYIFEAPEGIDLPSNSQKQEVLKVYSKESTRLDNILGSRVDDVVDAFNNTQRMELGRNFNLTTDNVKAFNKPILIEENNFASEREKVGEFAGPMLAYLLIALAVSGAMYPALELGVGEKERGTLETLLLTPMSKGQIVMAKFGVIFTASFFTVIVTLLSYLFWVWIFSFAFEPSGVAADPDSLTGKQSSGGLDFLSNISGLDLLLIAVLLVPLTSIFASIMLSASIYAKNMKEAQAYMSPIFMIGFMPVIVAFVPGMELNVKTAMIPVTNVALAMKDLIKGTVDYGLITILLVSTAVLAGGLLYWTTVFFKKEKVLFRS
- a CDS encoding ABC transporter ATP-binding protein; the protein is MIEIKDLAKTFAYDKKEAKKKKGKAVTDPREGDGVFHAVKNVSFNCNAGEVLGLLGPNGAGKTTTLRMLSTAIQPTAGHILINGHDVTKEPRYAQKQIGFLSGKTGLYHRLSVRENVAYFGRMHGLSRQQIDERIEKIFTMLDMHSFSGKRADDLSTGMMQRASIARAVIHEPKVLVFDEPTTGLDVISAKTVLDFIDSYKGSEMAVIFSTHHLHEVEKLCDRVCLIDLGETKFFGPTKEFAASTESGSLYDAFLASVNKKEVA
- a CDS encoding YcjF family protein; its protein translation is MKDKPVKISVKNTNVNVEKIDDKLFEEQASKSIVREANGGQGSMSVSPKPSLLVKRPKKGLRKLFWPSLFTFVAGAAIYESYLFIENLFTFNVVVGGAAMVVAGLALVSGVVGVIKGWLSRRKLQRRKDKQQVFNQLIAENTYGEGQKMIDEVNAEISQHLDISGPMSVYNRQKQQVHNDRELIQIYSQTVLEGMDELALQAISKHATESAVMVALSPLAAADMALVAWRSSKMLQEVSRIYGCPQTTLGRIGLTKQVMTNMMLAGASDMLADAGAELLGKSLTATVSTKVAQGIGVGLLIARMGIQTMKLCRPVEFTNDNKPKLSYIRKSLYSKITSILKKSEPSQDAVKSKGEQHDRD
- a CDS encoding YcjX family GTP-binding protein, whose translation is MSTDKSTLKRLFNTAEQLVERGIDKRVRIAVTGLSKAGKTAFITSFMNQLLHVTDNDPLPFFKPVKEGRLLATKVSSYDELHIPEFKYKQSIGYLVNDQPEWPPSTTGISQAQLDVRYRIKNEWIRKVQKKSHLTIDIIDYPGEWLLDLPLLRLSYKEWSSQCLELIKQNISTSTTAWQEESAQLVYQQALSDENIAEISNGYKAFIKTSFTNDHTYNLLQPGRFILPGELEGAPVLDFFPVTDSNILHSDWDSLAQDSLVKTLEKRYNYYKKKIVKPFFKEYFEKVDRQILLVDCLEVLNGGYQNYSNMQFTLIELLKSFHYGQSNWLKRMFNPSIDKLLIAATKADHVPPEQHRPLEGFLQAMLQEARNDIQYQGIELETMVISSVKTTEAVMAEHKGQKLMCVKGIELESGEEVINYPGKLSEELITRNDWQEHQYDFINFAVPENLTNGILPHIRMDKVLQFLIGDKFR
- a CDS encoding tetratricopeptide repeat protein, producing MTKISYVVGVIALTFGTVANALPQTKYTSSCKLLAPKQGEYDEEKVPTITSESAYKKITAANEAYADAKYAESITILQDLIANSGDKAAKGRAIYLLGLNYREQSQYGAAKREFIRAMGTGVLGKQNEVNLRLALANIDAAQENYTEALRWMKEYFDEVINPPASSYAQYASLFYQNQDYRASICPAYLALQEGSKATKPLYSMLFAAHIELKDLPGAEVVGRDMVEFFPDEKSVYNNLFAVLSQRGKTSDMLALAELAYMNGMWDTETNYKQLSALYSNNQIPLLAAERLEEGVNKGIVEADEDIWRNIANSYKYAKVSNKAIAAYRKASNYTSNGRYDYDIATIYFSDEEYTKAIDAFRTAIRKGSLRDGDAGYAYLQMGVAYQRLGQPEQAVNALQQATNYRNVSKNATAYINYINQIESMKKELALND
- a CDS encoding energy transducer TonB, yielding MARTFLSALLAFGIVLGIFLLMNALIDTAGDQDRDRENVNVDIGFIEEEKDVQRKERTPPKKPPPPKEPPPPQQQDVPDQKQVVTALVDIRIDNIDATMDGGGIFIGGLGTTDFSGMGDGEAIPLVTVPPEYPQKAALEGIEGYVTFQFDIAPDGSPSNINVIDENPRGMFRREALRAIRKWKFKPRIVNGQPIHQRDMKYKLDFQLDN
- a CDS encoding ExbD/TolR family protein, giving the protein MAIQTRKKQEDVEIDMTPMLDIVFIMLIFFIVTTVFVKQAGVDVDKPSALSAEERKNAYIFVAIDDKNQIFIDKDMLQPSEIKAKIQSLRTENLEGEVVIQADKKARAGLVLEVLDIAKNSGANVSVATERVE
- a CDS encoding MotA/TolQ/ExbB proton channel family protein, with protein sequence MELIYTILGFINKGGWVLWWIGLVLFLMWTLIIERYWYIYGQFPKEARMMIAQWNAREDTKSWQAHRIRETWVSIAREALNQRMLLIKTLIAICPLLGLLGTVTGMIDVFESMSGQGSGSARQMAGGIFKATIPTMAGMVSALSGIFFSSRLEQTAYMKSHQLADNLPHH
- a CDS encoding MotA/TolQ/ExbB proton channel family protein, yielding MRNILAITLAGVFALASVATNAAESLSHSDLLKKVRDKERIQEQLNEQRVQQFRSQRSRQDQLLADARRRLAEEEAKSERLKEQFDENEKQLTEIAEDLRIKQGNLGELFGVVRQAANSLTGDIGTSLVSAQYPGREGLLNTLTEADSLPKMEQLRAFWVLMLQEMSEQGETTTFTADVVNEGGRSEQQTVTRVGTFNLISGGEYLFFDKGVIKTLQVQPDSRVLSQVEDFASTNSGYAGLFLDPSKGAILQLEKQKMSLPDRLWEFSGFAGKTVMVLLVIGLLIALERIFTLYFVTGPKVQSQKKSSTPGNNPLGRIMKVYQANRNEDVENLELKLDEAVLKETPRIERGVNLIKVIAALGPLLGLLGTVVGMIEVFQSITLYGTGDPKTMADGISQALVTTVWGLLAAIPLTFLHAVVAGKSKSIIHVLEEQSTGLMAQHEESNS
- a CDS encoding DUF3450 domain-containing protein; amino-acid sequence: MKKQLFLKKTAVAIMATAVMGSAYAAGQFESSMNIEKRIDRAAASTQSTVNKLAEEATDLSLEYRNTLQRVDSLRIYNAQLEKQIASQEKQIVDSVQEMESIDETEKGVLPLMEEMITTLDEFVQLDIPFNIDARQSRVENLYALMDDANVSVSEKYRKILEAYQIEMQYGNAVSVDTGKIDANGEILEVEFLRVGRLTYVYLTLDGKSGAYWNKLERKWEVLPDEFLDSVNNAVKFSRGISQPVLFKVPVPVAEAAQ